One window of Phalacrocorax carbo chromosome 1, bPhaCar2.1, whole genome shotgun sequence genomic DNA carries:
- the EPCIP gene encoding polycystin-1-interacting protein 1, with protein sequence MKPIAFSAFSIWLALILAGFLGTHITGSFVRSQKNHTLIFTKENTIRNCSCSADIRDCDYCLANLMCNCKTVLPSTMEKTTYSSHLTIWFTDTSMLEMLLNFTRVWDLKLSFCGTTPLPTEYLAIWGLRKLRVNKVMGGFPEQSVTIYSSSNNKKEDSLAVHNKDRQPLVHISFLDTSFFNGYSLLKSYSVENISNVTEHFPSLLYSDVFSTSDNESYVVTFIY encoded by the coding sequence ATGAAGCCAATAgccttctctgctttctccattTGGCTGGCTCTCATTTTGGCTGGCTTCCTTGGCACACACATCACTGGCAGTTTTGTGAGAAGTCAGAAGAACCATACGCTAATTTTCACCAAGGAAAACACAATTCGCAACTGCAGCTGCTCGGCAGATATCCGTGATTGTGATTACTGCCTGGCAAACTTGATGTGCAATTGCAAAACGGTGCTGCCTTCTACCATGGAAAAAACTACCTACAGCAGCCACCTGACCATTTGGTTCACAGACACCTCTATGCTGGAGATGCTCCTCAATTTCACAAGGGTGTGGGATTTGAAGCTGTCCTTCTGTGGCACCACTCCTCTCCCGACAGAATACTTGGCCATTTGGGGACTTCGAAAGCTCCGGGTAAACAAGGTCATGGGAGGATTCCCAGAGCAGAGCGTAACCAtctacagcagcagcaacaacaaaaaagaagacTCGCTTGCAGTGCACAACAAAGACAGGCAACCGCTtgtacatatttcttttctggatACCTCGTTTTTCAATGGATATTCTTTGCTAAAGTCATACAGTGTGGAAAACATCTCTAATGTCACGGAGCACTTTCCCAGTCTGCTGTACTCTGATGTTTTCTCAACCTCAGATAATGAGAGCTATGTTGTAACATTCATTTACTGA